A window of the Macrobrachium rosenbergii isolate ZJJX-2024 chromosome 13, ASM4041242v1, whole genome shotgun sequence genome harbors these coding sequences:
- the LOC136845161 gene encoding serine/arginine-rich splicing factor 7-like isoform X3, which produces MPSALDCKVYVGDLGSGASKQELEEAFSKYGPLRNVWVARNPPGFAFVEFEDVRDAEDAVRGLDGRTICGRRVRVELSTGKSRGRFRGPPPRRGRPFHPEDRCYECGERGHYARDCYRYSRRYSRSRSRTRDHSRSRERSRSRDRSRSRSRSRDRSRSRGGSRSRSQSRERERSRSHDDKGDRSRSRSPGQNGSPREEINDD; this is translated from the exons ATGCCTTCAGCATTAGACTGCAAAGTCTATGTTGGAGACTTGGGTTCTGGTGCTTCCAAGCAGGAGTTAGAGGAAGCTTTTTCAAAGTATGGCCCCCTGAGAAATGTGTGGGTGGCCAGAAATCCACCAGGCTTTGCTTTTGTGGAATTTGAAGATGTAAGAGATGCTGAAGACGCCGTCAGGGGACTGGATGGAAG aacaatATGCGGTCGCCGGGTGCGTGTAGAACTATCCACAGGAAAGAGCAGAGGCCGCTTCAGGGGCCCTCCACCGCGCAGAGGCCGGCCTTTTCATCCAGAGGACCGATGCTATGAGTGTGGCGAAAGGGGACACTACGCCAGGGATTGCTATAGGTACAGCCGACGTTACTCCAG GTCCAGGAGTAGGACTAGGGATCATTCAAGGTCAAGAGAAAGAAGTCGCTCTAGAGACAGGTCTAGATCACGCTCACGCTCAAGAGATCGCAGCCGTTCGAGGGGAGGTTCTAGATCCAGGTCTCAATCAAGAGAAAGGGAACGTTCTCGATCACATGATGACAAAGG AGACCGTAGCAGATCCCGATCGCCAGGACAAAACGGCAGTCCAAGAGAAGAGATAAATGATGACTGA
- the LOC136845165 gene encoding serine/arginine-rich splicing factor 7-like, with translation MPSALDCKVYVGDLGSGASKQELEETFSFYGPLRNVWVARNPPGFAFVEFEDVRDAEDAVRGLDGRTICGRRVRVELSTGKSRGRFRGPPPRRGRPFHPEDRCYECGERGHYARDCYRYSRRHSRYSRSRSRSRSPRRRRSYTRSRSRSRDRSRSRTRDRSRSRDRSRSRDRSRSRSRSRDRSRSRGGSRSRSQSRERDRSRSHDEKGDRSRSRSPAQNGSPKEEINDD, from the exons ATGCCTTCAGCATTAGACTGCAAAGTCTATGTTGGGGACTTAGGTTCTGGTGCATCCAAACAGGAGTTAGAGGAAACCTTTTCATTTTACGGTCCTCTTAGAAATGTATGGGTCGCCAGAAATCCACCTGGTTTTGCCTTCGTCGAATTTGAGGATGTGAGAGATGCGGAAGACGCTGTCAGAGGACTAGATGGCAG aaCAATATGCGGTCGCAGGGTGCGTGTAGAACTATCCACAGGTAAAAGCAGAGGGCGTTTTAGAGGTCCTCCCCCTCGTAGAGGTCGCCCTTTTCATCCGGAGGACAGATGTTACGAATGTGGTGAAAGAGGGCACTATGCCAGGGATTGCTATAGGTACAGCCGACGTCACTCCAG GTACTCGAGGTCCCGAAGTAGAAGTCGCTCTCCCAGACGGAGGAGATCTTACACCCGTTCAAGATCACGCTCACGTGACCGGTCCAGGAGTAGGACTAGGGATCGTTCAAGATCAAGAGACAGAAGCCGTTCCAGAGACAGATCCAGGTCACGCTCACGTTCCAGAGATCGCAGCCGTTCTAGAGGTGGTTCCAGATCTCGGTCACAGTCAAGAGAACGTGACCGTTCACGATCACATGATGAAAAAGG AGACCGTAGCAGATCTCGATCACCGGCACAGAATGGCAGTCCCAAGGAAGAGATAAATGATGACTGA
- the LOC136845161 gene encoding serine/arginine-rich splicing factor 7-like isoform X4: MPSALDCKVYVGDLGSGASKQELEEAFSKYGPLRNVWVARNPPGFAFVEFEDVRDAEDAVRGLDGRTICGRRVRVELSTGKSRGRFRGPPPRRGRPFHPEDRCYECGERGHYARDCYRSRSRTRDHSRSRERSRSRDRSRSRSRSRDRSRSRGGSRSRSQSRERERSRSHDDKGDRSRSRSPGQNGSPREEINDD; encoded by the exons ATGCCTTCAGCATTAGACTGCAAAGTCTATGTTGGAGACTTGGGTTCTGGTGCTTCCAAGCAGGAGTTAGAGGAAGCTTTTTCAAAGTATGGCCCCCTGAGAAATGTGTGGGTGGCCAGAAATCCACCAGGCTTTGCTTTTGTGGAATTTGAAGATGTAAGAGATGCTGAAGACGCCGTCAGGGGACTGGATGGAAG aacaatATGCGGTCGCCGGGTGCGTGTAGAACTATCCACAGGAAAGAGCAGAGGCCGCTTCAGGGGCCCTCCACCGCGCAGAGGCCGGCCTTTTCATCCAGAGGACCGATGCTATGAGTGTGGCGAAAGGGGACACTACGCCAGGGATTGCTATAG GTCCAGGAGTAGGACTAGGGATCATTCAAGGTCAAGAGAAAGAAGTCGCTCTAGAGACAGGTCTAGATCACGCTCACGCTCAAGAGATCGCAGCCGTTCGAGGGGAGGTTCTAGATCCAGGTCTCAATCAAGAGAAAGGGAACGTTCTCGATCACATGATGACAAAGG AGACCGTAGCAGATCCCGATCGCCAGGACAAAACGGCAGTCCAAGAGAAGAGATAAATGATGACTGA
- the LOC136845161 gene encoding serine/arginine-rich splicing factor 7-like isoform X1 gives MPSALDCKVYVGDLGSGASKQELEEAFSKYGPLRNVWVARNPPGFAFVEFEDVRDAEDAVRGLDGRTICGRRVRVELSTGKSRGRFRGPPPRRGRPFHPEDRCYECGERGHYARDCYRYSRRYSRYSRSRSRSRSPRRRRSYTRSRSRSRDRSRSRTRDHSRSRERSRSRDRSRSRSRSRDRSRSRGGSRSRSQSRERERSRSHDDKGDRSRSRSPGQNGSPREEINDD, from the exons ATGCCTTCAGCATTAGACTGCAAAGTCTATGTTGGAGACTTGGGTTCTGGTGCTTCCAAGCAGGAGTTAGAGGAAGCTTTTTCAAAGTATGGCCCCCTGAGAAATGTGTGGGTGGCCAGAAATCCACCAGGCTTTGCTTTTGTGGAATTTGAAGATGTAAGAGATGCTGAAGACGCCGTCAGGGGACTGGATGGAAG aacaatATGCGGTCGCCGGGTGCGTGTAGAACTATCCACAGGAAAGAGCAGAGGCCGCTTCAGGGGCCCTCCACCGCGCAGAGGCCGGCCTTTTCATCCAGAGGACCGATGCTATGAGTGTGGCGAAAGGGGACACTACGCCAGGGATTGCTATAGGTACAGCCGACGTTACTCCAG GTACTCGAGGTCCCGAAGTAGAAGTCGCTCTCCCAGACGGAGGAGGTCTTACACTCGCTCTAGGTCTCGCTCTCGTGACAGGTCCAGGAGTAGGACTAGGGATCATTCAAGGTCAAGAGAAAGAAGTCGCTCTAGAGACAGGTCTAGATCACGCTCACGCTCAAGAGATCGCAGCCGTTCGAGGGGAGGTTCTAGATCCAGGTCTCAATCAAGAGAAAGGGAACGTTCTCGATCACATGATGACAAAGG AGACCGTAGCAGATCCCGATCGCCAGGACAAAACGGCAGTCCAAGAGAAGAGATAAATGATGACTGA
- the LOC136845161 gene encoding serine/arginine-rich splicing factor 7-like isoform X2 encodes MPSALDCKVYVGDLGSGASKQELEEAFSKYGPLRNVWVARNPPGFAFVEFEDVRDAEDAVRGLDGRTICGRRVRVELSTGKSRGRFRGPPPRRGRPFHPEDRCYECGERGHYARDCYRYSRSRSRSRSPRRRRSYTRSRSRSRDRSRSRTRDHSRSRERSRSRDRSRSRSRSRDRSRSRGGSRSRSQSRERERSRSHDDKGDRSRSRSPGQNGSPREEINDD; translated from the exons ATGCCTTCAGCATTAGACTGCAAAGTCTATGTTGGAGACTTGGGTTCTGGTGCTTCCAAGCAGGAGTTAGAGGAAGCTTTTTCAAAGTATGGCCCCCTGAGAAATGTGTGGGTGGCCAGAAATCCACCAGGCTTTGCTTTTGTGGAATTTGAAGATGTAAGAGATGCTGAAGACGCCGTCAGGGGACTGGATGGAAG aacaatATGCGGTCGCCGGGTGCGTGTAGAACTATCCACAGGAAAGAGCAGAGGCCGCTTCAGGGGCCCTCCACCGCGCAGAGGCCGGCCTTTTCATCCAGAGGACCGATGCTATGAGTGTGGCGAAAGGGGACACTACGCCAGGGATTGCTATAG GTACTCGAGGTCCCGAAGTAGAAGTCGCTCTCCCAGACGGAGGAGGTCTTACACTCGCTCTAGGTCTCGCTCTCGTGACAGGTCCAGGAGTAGGACTAGGGATCATTCAAGGTCAAGAGAAAGAAGTCGCTCTAGAGACAGGTCTAGATCACGCTCACGCTCAAGAGATCGCAGCCGTTCGAGGGGAGGTTCTAGATCCAGGTCTCAATCAAGAGAAAGGGAACGTTCTCGATCACATGATGACAAAGG AGACCGTAGCAGATCCCGATCGCCAGGACAAAACGGCAGTCCAAGAGAAGAGATAAATGATGACTGA